The genomic stretch TTTGAATGGACATTCTTAGGATATTTGTCACCCTACTTGGAAGGAACACATCTAATGCCATCGATAAAGCAGGGTTGATAAGCATTCGCAAAATGGTTCAAAAATTTTGTGAGTAATGATCGCGATTGTCATGTTTAAATTGTActaagaaataatgaaaatttttctattAACATTTTTTTGGGATTTAGGTGGAAAATGAAGTTAATTAAAGTAATGATTCTCTCTTACGGAGTTTGGCTTAGGGGTCCATCAAAAAAGCAACATGGTGCGGATATTTCATTAATGGCTACAAACCTCATCTCGTCACACATGGAATGCAGAAGACCACCATGAATAGTGGTGTTTGTGTAAGAGGAAGCAATTCGGAGGATTCATCTTGTGATTTTTATGGTTTACTCGAAGATGTAGTGCAGCTTGAGTACCATGGTAGTAGATGGAATCATGTAGTACTTTTTGAGTGTACGTGGTTTGACCCATTAAATGGCACCAAGGTTCATCCCCTATATAAGTTGGTTGATATTAATTGTAAAAGGTTCTATCAAAAGTATGATCCATTTGTGTTGGCCCAACAAGCCACTCAAGTGAACTATGTTGCATACCCGagcatgaagaaaaacaaagttgaTTGGTTGGTTGTGTGTCCCACAAAAGCTAGGGGAGTGGTTGAGACAAGTTGGCAAGAAAAAGATGCATCTGCATATCAAATGGAGGAAATCCAGTGCACAACTTGTGTTAGTACTATGGAAGAAATTCCTCCTTTGTTTGACACACAAGGCATACAACTTATTGTTGACTTGTCTGATCTACAACCCATTTCGGAAGGTGAAACCGAGGAAGACAAAGAAAATGAGCTaacagaaaaagaagaaaatgaacaaattgatggtgatgttgatgatggtgatggtgatggtgatgatgatgatgatgatgttgatgatgatgatgatgatgatgatgatgatgatgatgatgatgatgatgatgaacatgaCTTTTAACAAACTACGCActattttggaaaaatcttcTTTTGTATTTCCTTTTAGTATGAACCTCTTATTTTTATCAAGActgtggttttattttattttgaataaaaacttgcAATGTAATCTCGGCATGAGAATCTCATTCATGATTTTAATGGGATAAGAATCCTCAACATTTATGTTCTAATTTGTGTTTCAATGTAGGTGGGTTGATTATTTCACTTGAAGCGTGATGGATCGTTATCAAGATTCTAGGACAATACTCGAtatgaattttcatttatttttaatcttacttttttctgaaaattgatttcaaatttatttttttaacataatgatTATGCCAATAAACACATTTATCTTCCCTTAAGTAAGATGGCATGGATATAAAATGAAGAGTCTTGGATTTCTACCATTGTGCTAAATTTGAattgaatgaatttgaaacTTGGTAAAATAACAATTTGTTTGAATTACATTGAATTTATCCACCAATAGCAATGCcttgatatcatatatatatatgtgtgtgtgtgtgtgtgtgtgtgtgtgtgtgtgtgtgtgtgtgtgtgtgtgtgtgtgtgtacatttatatttttgtttatgcttATCTCTTAGGACGGGGTCAGTCTGGACGTCGATCTGGTGGCCGATCGAAATCGGGCCATGGTGGGTGTTCCACATCAGGCCGAGGTCCATCCACCTCGAATATTCATTAAAGATCCGGTGACAACTCGCATCAATACCAAATCCTGTGACGGtttgggaatgcctccttgTATACATCCAAGCATtcaaccaacaacaacaatgactcCGCATCACCAATAACGCAACCTTCACCGACTATACCCGATAGCGCAACCTCCCCAATTCCCACATGGAGAGACTTCTATCCATGCATCCGATgactactccccggcaatggaaGTGCCATCCAATGAGTCTGAGAGCACTGGACCCCCTTGGTTGATCACCCCGGATAGTTTAATTGTGTGAGTTGCATTTCATGTTATAACAATTTTACAATTTTGTATATACTTTATCTAATAAagaatttttaagttttaagtaaatttgttttatatcacTCTTTTATTTAGAGATTATGAAGTTAAGAGAGCAATAGATGAATTGGTGAAAGGTCACTATAAAGAGGCATGGACCTGGATGGGGAAAGTGCCCAAAGATCCGAGGCAAAGGATATTCACCGCTTTTTAAGGTAagtatcatttaattaattaagtggtCCAATATCTTTTAAGCatacatattaattataataaaacattaccgttgttaatatttttaagggCATTTATACATGGGAGCCACAAAGATGAGTCGTCAAGTAGATATGACATTTCGAGCCCATGAAGCTAGTGAATGGGTGAAACATCTATATCTTGCACATAAATTGTATAAGGCTCCATTTCCATGGATGGGTCCCTGCGCTTGGGAGGGTTTGCAGAGATATTGGGAGTTAGAGGAGTTTAAGAGAATAAgtgaaaagaacaaacaaaatagGCAGAATTGGAAGCTCCTCCACTCGTTATTTATCGTGGTGGATCCAGTCATGATCAGTGCCAGACCGTCTTAGACTGGTAATGTCCCTTATCCATTTAAATACCATTATAATTGTTACATTtgactatttaatatttatttactatgttattttttaggCGGAGGAATTGGGTAGGGAGCCGACACCTAAAGAATGTTTTATCCGGactcatggaaagaaagatAGCACACTTGAGGGTCGGGCGTacacaaaaaaattgttgtacgtataatatatttttttcataatacaaCATTATTGAA from Dioscorea cayenensis subsp. rotundata cultivar TDr96_F1 unplaced genomic scaffold, TDr96_F1_v2_PseudoChromosome.rev07_lg8_w22 25.fasta BLBR01001282.1, whole genome shotgun sequence encodes the following:
- the LOC120256092 gene encoding probable serine/threonine-protein kinase fhkB, whose translation is MQKTTMNSGVCVRGSNSEDSSCDFYGLLEDVVQLEYHGSRWNHVVLFECTWFDPLNGTKVHPLYKLVDINCKRFYQKYDPFVLAQQATQVNYVAYPSMKKNKVDWLVVCPTKARGVVETSWQEKDASAYQMEEIQCTTCVSTMEEIPPLFDTQGIQLIVDLSDLQPISEGETEEDKENELTEKEENEQIDGDVDDGDGDGDDDDDDVDDDDDDDDDDDDDDDDDEHDF